The genomic region GGCCTTCAAGCAGTTCGCCCGGTCGGCCGGGCGCGAGATCGTCCGCGGGCTGTTCGGCGCGGCCCGCCGCAAACGCTGATATCCCCTGTCCGGCAGGCCTTTCGTGCCCTGTCCGGACAGGCCTTCGGGCCCTCGCCGGGCAGGCTCTCGTGGCCGGTCGAGGTGCCCGAGGTCCGCGCTCGCCAGGCGTGCGCTCCCACCGGTCCGATCGGTGATCGTTGATCAAACGCCTGTTTTATCAGCGATGGCTTTCGTTTCCACATCGTCATCCACAGCACGCCGCCACCGATTGGGACGATCCGGAACCACGTCGTACCGTGGAGGGATGGTCGCGCAGAGTAGGCGGGCGGTGTGGAACTGGGCGCTGTGGACCCTCACGGTCCCCGCGTTCGGCCTCGTCGTGCTGGTCGACCTGCTCGCGATCGGGTACGGCGTGCGCGCGTTCGCCGAGCTGCCGTCGTGGCGCGGGCTCGACCTGGTCTTCGCGCTGACCGTGTCGGCGCTCGTTGCGGTCGAGGGCGCCCGCCGGGTGGAGAACCGGCGCAACCGCGGCGGCGCGCTGCACAAGGACCTCGCGCCCGCGTGGATGATCGCGGCCGCGCTCGTGCTGCACCCGGCGCTGGCGATCCTGGTCGCGGTGCTGCTCCGGATCTGGTGGCGGATCCGCGCCGGCAAGTGCATCCCGTACCGCTGGGCGTTCAGCACCGCGGTGCACGTCCTGGGCGTCGGTGCCGCGCACGCGGTCTTCACCGGTGCGCGGGAGATGACCGGTGACGCCTCGTTCGGACTGGTCGCCGCGATGGCCGCGGCAGCCTTCGCCTACGTCGCCACCGAGACGCTGCTCTGCGGACTCGCGATCTCGCTGATCGTCCCGGGCAGCGGTCGCCGGGACACCATCGGCGGCAAGGACGACCTCTGGGTCGATGCCACCGCGGCGACGTTCGGGTGCTTGCTGGCCGCCGCCGCGCTGGTCAGCCCGTGGTTCGCGTTCCTGGCGGTGCCGATCTCGCTGACCGCCCAGCGCGCGCTGCTGCTCGGCCAGCTGGAGTCCGAGGTGCAGACCGATCCGAAGACCAAGCTCGGCCGGGTCGACTGGTGGCGGCAGCGGACCGAGGAGATGCTGCGCACGGCCCGCACCCAGCGCGAGCCGATGGCGGTGCTGCTGATCGACATCGACCACTTCAAGCAGGTGAACGACCGGCACGGCCACCTGGTCGGCGACGAGGCGCTGCGGGCGGTCGCGACGATCCTGCGCAGCGCGATCCGGGCCAAGGACGTGATCGGGCGGTTCGGTGGCGAGGAGTTCGTGATCGCGCTGCCGGACACCGACGGGACCGATGCCGCCGTCACCGCCGACCGGTTGCGCAGCGCGGTCGCCGCCAGCCCGCTGGCCGCGATGTGCGCCGGCGTGCTCGACGACCCGGAGCTGGATCCGGACACCTTCCACCTCACGGTCTCGGTCGGCGTCGCCGTCTACCCGTCCGACGGCCACACCGTCGACGAACTGCTGCGCCGCGCCGACCGCGCCATGTACGCCGCCAAAGCCGCCGGCCGCGACCGGGTCCGCCTGGCCGCGGACGCGGCCCCGACCGGCCTGGCCCACCTCACCCTGCCGCCGGCCCCGGCCATGCCCGCTGTGCCTCCTCTCCGACCGGCCATCCCCGCAGACCCGGTCGGCCAGCTGTCCTCCGTCGAGCGCGTCGGTCCCACCGTCCGCCCCCGCTGACGACCGACTTCCCCGCCGGCAGAACCTCCCGCCGCCCGGCGGCGTCTTGAGCGGTGGAAGGACGGAGAGGGTATGGGGCGGAGCGAGCGACGGGACGAGGACTTCACGGCCTTCGTGCTGGCCAGGTCCGCGCGGCTGGTGCACATCGCGCGGATGCTCTGCGGCGACCCCGAGCTCGCCGAGGACCTGGTCCAGACCGCGCTGGAGAAGGCCTACCTGCGCTGGGACCGGATCGAGCTGGGCGACCCGTTCAGCTACGTCCGGCAGGCGGTGGTCAACCAGCACATCTCCTGGGCCCGGCGCCGGCTCTGGCGGGAGCGTCCGAGCGGTCACGCCGCCGAGCTGGACCAGCACCTCGAGCAGCGGCTCGGCGGTGGGGCTCCGGACCAGGCCGCGAACGTCGACCGCCGGCTGGCGATCGCGGCCGCGCTGGCGACGCTGACCGCGCGGGAACGGGCCGTCGTCGTGCTCCGGTACGTCGAGGACCTGTCCGAGGCCCAGACGGCGTCGATCCTCGGGGTCGCGGTCGGCACGGTGAAGAGCGCCGCCAGCCGCGCCCTGCAGAAGCTGCGCGCCGCCCCGCACCTGAGCGGCAGCTACGTAGGAGAACGGACATGAACGACGACGAGCTGATCACCCTGCTGCGCTCCGCCCCGGAACCGGCCGGCCCGCTCGATCCGAGCAAGGTCATCGCGGGCGCCTACCGACGGCGCCGGCTGCGGGTCGCCGCCGGCGGGGTCGTCGCCTGCGCCGCGGTGGTCGCTGTGGCCGCGACCGGCGTGGTGCTCGGCGGCGGACCCGCGCGCGAGCTCCCGATCGCGCCACCGGTCGCCAGTACGCCGTCCCCGGTGCTCACGCCGTCCGCCCGGTACACCTTCCGCAATACCGAGCGCCCGATCGCCACAGTGCCCGTCACCGGCGAGGCGCCGATCGCCGGACACCTGTTCTTCGCGACCCGCGGCACCCGCTGGGCGGTGATCAGCCGAGCCCCGGGCGCATCGCCGTACGAGCCGTTCGGGTGGCGCAAGACCGTGGGCAACCCGAACCTCGCCGATGCGCGGCAGCCCGGCGTCCAGAGCGTCGGAGCGGTCCAGACTTCGGTGTTCCGGGGTGAGCGGGTCAGCACGGTCGTCTACACCCGCGGCAGCGAAGCCTGGTACGGGCAGGTGAACCGGCTGGCGGGCATTCCGGGCTGGATCGCGGTCTGGGCCGACCTGAAGGCCGCGTCGCAGGCACCCGGCGAACGGGTCTCGGTGTTCGCGTACTCCGCCGACGGGACGCTGCTGGCTCGGTACGGCGACGCTCCGGAGCCTTTGCTGCGGTGAAGAACCTGGCGACGTCGGTTCGCGTCTTCAGCCCGAGACAGCATCACCGATTGTTGTGGAGGACATCAATGCGCAGAAGGAGCAACCGTATCCAGCTGCTCACCACCGGCGTCGCGGCGGCGGCCGTGGCCGGAGTGGCGATCGCCGCGACCGCGTTCACCGGGGGAACCGGCGGGACCGCCGCGGCGGACACCCAGGTCGCGGCAGCCGGCAGCGCGGCGGCCGTCGCCGCGGCACCCTCAAAGAAGGAGTCAAAGGCAACTAAGTACACGTTCCAGAACAAGCGGCCGGCGGTGGGAACGCTGGCGCCGGGACAGCAGGTGAAGCTGGGCCACCACCTCTCCTTCACCACCCGGGGCACCCGGTGGGCCGTGATCAGCCGGGTGCCGGGCGAACCGCAGTACGAGCCGTTCGGCTGGCGCCGGACGGTCGGCAACACGAACCTCGGCGACGGCCGCGCGCTCGGGCTGCAGAGCGTCGGTCCGGTGCACAGCTCGGTGTTCCGCAACGAGCGCGTCAGCACGGTCGTGTACACGCTCGGCGGCAAGGCCTGGTACGCCAAGGTGTACCGGCTGGCCGGGATCCCTGGGTGGGTGCAGTCCTCGGTGGTGATGAGCGGGGCCAAGCAGCCCCGTCCCGACGCGAAGGGGCCGGGGGTCTCGGTGTTCGCGTACGACGCCGGCGGCCGGCTGCTCGGACGGTTCGGAAACGCTGTGGGCGATCCGCTGAACGGCTGAGCCGGACCCGCGTCCGGAGAGTCCCGCCCGAGGCTCTCCGGACGCGGTCGGCTCAGCAGGCGCCGAAGGTGCCGGCGCTGATCCAGGCCTTCGCCACGTACATCCCGGTGTGCACCCGCAACCAGACGTTCGAGGTGCCCTGCGAACCGCTGACGCTCTGGCCGGTGGTCTGGCACTCGACCGGCACCTGCGCGGCCTTGCCCGCCATCCCGACGATCGCGCCGGTGGAGCTGGGCGTGCTGCGTACGTTCAGGTACCCGGAGCTGATCGAGACCGTTCCGCGCCCGCCGTCACCGGTCCACAGGTAGGTCACGTCCACCCAGGCGTTGTTGCTGAGGGCAAGCGCATCCCAGAAGGTGCCGTCGGCCAGGTCGATGCCGGCCGGGTTGGCGACCGTACGGCCGAACTGGTCCTTGCCGCCGTTGTACCCGGTCTGGTACGCCGCCTGCGCCTGCGGCCGGCCCTGCGGCAGGTCCTTCCACATCTCCCGGATCGAGCTCGGGTTCCAGTAGTCGTCCTTGGTGTTCCACGGGCCGACGTCCCAGACCGGCTCGAACGCGCACCGGATCGTGCCGGCGGTCGTGCAGACCTTGACCGAGTAGTTGCCCGAGCCGTTGTTCGCCAGCCCGCGCCGGGACGGCAGGGCGACGAAGTGGTCGCGGTTGACGATCACGTGGCCGTTGGCCGTCGTACCGCCGACGAGTCCTTCGCGGGTGGCGAAGACGCGCGACTTGAGCGGCGCGGCCTGGATCGTCATTGCGCTGGGCGACGCCTGGTCGGTCGGCTGGACCCGGACGTCGCTCACCCACGGGCTGCCGCCTTGTGGCGGAGCGCTGACGATGATGCGCAGCTGGACGAGATCGCTCGCGCCGGGCAGCGCGGTCGGCGTACCGGCCTTGGCGGGAGTCCACTCGGACCACCTGTCCTTGACCAGGGCCCGAACGTCGACCTCGGCGGTCGACCGGTCCGGCGTACCGGTGGTGTAGTCGACCACGACGGCGGACGTGGGGGCCGGGAAGCGGACCGGATCGAGGTTGGCGATGCCGGACCGCTGCCTGATCTCGGCGGAACCGGTGGTGGCGGCGGCGTCGCCGAGCACGATCCGGCGACCGTCGGCGCGCACGTTGGTGGAGCCTTCGGCCGGTCGGGCGGCGACCGTGACCGGGTCGGTGCCGGCCGCGGTGCTGGGCAGCACCGTGGCGGTGAGTGGTACGGCGGCCAGGGCGGCGGCGACGCAGAGTGCGGCCGCGGACCTGCGGGTGATACGCATGGCGGTACCTCCGGGGCGGTGAGGACGCTGTCACCGGGTGCGACACCCGGCGCACCTAATGTGACAAACAAACTGCGCTCTTGTATAGCGCGTGAATTAATTTCTTCGCTTGATCTGGTGACCGAACAGAACCGGATCGGTGACCCAGCGGGTTTGGACCGGTGTGACAGAGGCAGAGGAGAAGCGATGAGCCGGGCCGGCGACGCCGACTTCGAGCGGTTCGTGCGGGCCCAGTCGACGCCGTTGCTGCGGTTCGCGGAGATGCTCTGCGGCGACCGGCACACCGCCGAGGACCTGGTCCAGCAGGCGTTGATGCGGTCGTACCCGAAGTGGCACCGGCTGGACGGTGACCGGCTGCGCTACGTCCGCCGGGTGCTGGTCAACCGGTTCCTCTCCCAGGCCCGCCGGCGCTGGTCCAACGAGGTGCCGAGCGACCCGGTCGACAACGGCTGGGACGACCGGGCGGTCGCGGACTTCGCCGCCGAGGTGCAGACCCGCGAGGCCGTGCTCGCCGCGCTGGCCGGGCTCACCGTGCGGGAACGGGCGGTGGTCGCGCTGCGGTACTCCCAGGACCTCTCCGAGGCCGAGACCGCGGACCTGCTCGGGATGGCGCCCGGCACGGTGAAGAGCACCGCGTCCCGCGCGCTGGCGAAGCTGCGTCTGGCACCCGATCTGATCGAAACCCCAGTGGGAGGAACAAGATGAGCGACGAGCAGCGGGTGCGCAGCGCGCTCGAGTACGACCTCGACCCGTGGCAGCCCGACCCGGCCGACCTGATGCGCCGGGGGCGGCGGTTCGCCTGGATCCGGCGCGGACTCGCCGCCGTGGGAGTGGCCGGGCTCGCCGGCACGGTCGCGACGGTGTCCGCGGCGGTCGGTGGACCGACCGAGGTCCGCAACCTGCTGGCCGGCGGCGGCAAGCCGTCGGTACCGGTCGCCCTGCCGACCGGTACGCCGACCCCGATCCCGTCCGTGGACCGCACCTGTCGGCCGCAGGTGCCCACGGTCACCGCTGAGGTCTCGGCGTCGGTCAAGGTCCCCGCCGAACTGCCGAAGGGCAAGCCATCCTTGCCGACCGCCAACCCGACTGCCGCGCCGCTTCCCGGCAAGCCGACGCGGCTGCCGGTCCCGACTGCCAAACCGTCGGTGCCGACCGCGAAGCCACCGGTGCCGCCGTGCGTGACCGAGCACGTGCCGACGCTCCCGCCGGCGACCGTGCCGACGACCAAGCCGTCCGCGCCCGGAAAGCCTTCGGTGCCGAAGCCGACGCTGCCCGGCAAGCCGACGCTGCCGCCGTTGCCGACCGCCAAGCCGACGCTGCCCGGCAAGCCCACGCTGCCGCCGTTGCCGACCGCGAAGCCGACGCTGCCGACGGCCCTGCCGAGCCTGCCCTCCCTGCCCACCCAGCGGCCCACCGTGCTGCCGACCCACCGGTAGCCCTTCCCCCACGCCGGTCGGCCCGGCCACAGCTGGTAACACCGAGACCAGCTGCGGCCGGGTTGCGCTGGGCAAGCAATCCGGCGGGTGGGCCTACTCGCCGGTGACGCCGTCGGCCAGTTCCCGGACGACGTCCAGCTGACCGGTGTGGCGGGCGTACTCCTGCAGAACGTGGAACAGGATCCACCCCAGCGTCGGCTTCACGTCGTCGGCGCCGAACCGCCCACCCTCGGCAGCGACCGTCGCGAGGACCTCACCGGACCCGTCGCCGTCCACCCCGCTGACGATCTTTCGGGTCCGTTCGCCACCGGACCGGAGCTCCGCGAGCAGATTGGGCAAGGTGTCGTCGCCGTCGAGCCCCCAGCGACCGTCCGGACCGTTGTCACCCCACGGCTCGTCGACGTCCTCCGCCAGGAAGCCCCAGCGCAACCACCGCCGCTCGACGAACACGAGGTGCTTCAGCAGCTCCAACGGCGTCCACCCCGACGGCAGCCGGCTGCTGCGCAGCTCTTCCTCGCTGAGCCCCGTGAGCTTGCGCTCCACGGTCTCCCGGTAGAAGTCCAGCCACGCCAGGTGCAGTTCCACGGCGTCACCAAGTCGCTGGTCAGGCGGCATTCACAACTCCTTCAGGTAGTCGGCCGTTGCCTCGTCGGCCGGAAAGAACTGCTCGATCATCAACTCCGACACGGTCACGTCCAACGGCGTGCCGAACGTCGCGATCGTGGTCAGCAGCGACAGCTCCCGGTCCCCGCGCCGCAGCTTCATCGGTACGACGACCTCCGCCGTCACCGGCAACTCCGCCCGCTCCCCGTCGGCGCCGTACCCGCGCAGCTCGTCGTACAGGTCCTGGAGGTCGGGATCGGCGGTGCCGGTGACCTGGCGCTGCAAGCTGCTCAGCACGCTGACCCGGACCTCGGCGAGATTGCTGATCCGCGGCGCCAGGCCGTCCGGGTGCAGGGTGAGCCGGAGCGCGTTGATCGGAGCGGCGAGCAGTTCGGGCGCGACGTCCTCGGTGAACAGGGCGATGCCGGCGTTCGCCTCGACGACGTTCCACCAGCGGTCGACGACCAGCGCGGGGAACGGTTCGTGGGCCTTGAGCAACCGGCGCAGCGTCTCCCGGATCGCGAGCATCACCGGCGAGTGCAGCGACGCCTCGCTGTAGACCGGGGCGTACCCACCGGCGAGCAGCAGCTGGTTGCGGTCCCGCAGCGGTACGTCGAGGTGCTCGGCCAGCCGCAGCACCATCTCCCGGCTCGGCTTTGACCGGCCGGTCTCGACGAAGCTGACATGGCGGGTGGACACCTCGACCTGGTTGGCCAGGTCCAGTTGACTGAGCCGCCGCCGCTCGCGCCAGCTCCGCAACAACTCGCCCACCGGCCGCTGGAAAGTCTCCTCGGCGATCATCGTCATGCTCCGACGGTAGCCGTCCAGGTGATCACCACCATGACCTCCGAGGTCATCGCCGCCGTGCCCGGACCGGCGGCAAGCTTCCGGTCAACCAACGACTCGAGGAGAACCCGAGATGAGCACCGACTCCACCCCGGCCACCACCGCCCACGACCCGGCCGCCACCGGCGCCGAGGGCAACGCCGCCGCGCTGGCCGACCGCTACTTCGCCCTCTGGAACGAGACCGACAGCGACCGCCGGGCCACCGCGATCACGACCACCTGGGCTTCCGACGGCGCCTTCGTCGACCCCAGCTTCGAGGCCACCGGCCACCAGGAACTGAACGCCCTGATCGCCGGCGCCCAGCAGCTCTTCCCCGGCCACCGGTTCACCCGTACCGGCGAGATCGACCACCACCACAACCACCTCCGCTGGACGTGGGAGCTGGCCGCCGAGGGTCGGGCGCCGATCGCCGGCGGCACCGACATCGTCACGCTCACTCCCGCCGGCCAGATCCAGCAGGTCATCGGCTTCCTGGACTTCGCCCCGGCGCACTGAGCTCTCTGCGCGGCGGATCTCCACCACTCAGCAAGGCGCAGCAGTCGGACGCGGCACGCCGAAACCTCCGTCGGTCACGCCTGCCGACGGAGGTTGGGGAGTGGTGGCGATCCGCCTTTCGTCCTGCCGACACTTCAGGGCAGGAAGGCGTCGAGCAGGCGGTGGCAGCGGACAGGGTCTTCGGTGAGACCGGCGGTCAAGCCCCACAGCCAGTAGTCGACGGTCCTGAAGACGATCCAGTCCCGAGCGCGCCGACGGTCGAGGCCGGCTGCCCCGACGGCGGTCGCGAAGTGCTGCAGGATCTCCGCGTCGTCACCCATCTCGTCGAGCCGGGTCCAGAGGATGCGGGCGAGGTCGAACTCGACGTCGCCGCGCAGCAGGACTGGATCGACGACCAGCCAGGGTTCGCGCCGGCGGCCGGGGACCGCGTCGAGCGGCTGGATGTCGCGGAGTACTTGGTCCGCGTGCAGGTCACCGTCGACCGACGCCTGGGAATCCGTGACGGCGAGCGAACCGGCGACCCGGAGAGCGGCGATGAGGTAGCTCTCGTCGAACGGGCGGCCGAGGGCTTGCCAGTCGCGTTCGAGCTCGGCCGATCGCGTCGCGACGATGTCCGCGGTCGACAACGCGTCCGCGGGCGCCGGGACCGCCAGCCGCCGCATCAACCGTCCCAGGACCTGCATCGATTCCCCGACAGGCCGCTCGGCCAGCGACTCCCCGAGCCGCTCGAGCAGCATGGCGCCGCGGCCGGCGTCGGCGTCGTACAGGCGGACCGTTCCCCGCCCGTTCCACCACCGCAGGGCGCGGACCTGGGCTGCTACTTCATCGCCGGGCGGCGACATGCGCAGCGCCAGTTCAACCCCGTCGCGGACGACCGGCACCACCACCGCGTTGGAGCCGTGGGCAACCTCGCCGGTGATGCGCAACCCCCACCGCGCGCACTGCTCCTCCACCGCCCCAGGAAGCCCGGCCAGCCACTCGCCCCCTTCCTTCCACCACCGCGGCATCGCGAGAAAGCTCTCCGGCAGCTCGATCACCCCAGCACGCTAGCCGAACCCCGTACGCCGCGACGGTCCCCTCACACCTCCCACGAGCCTGCTCGCGTGCATCTGCTCATGCGTTTGCTCTCGCCGGGAGGCGGTGGGCGGGGTGATGATGAGGAGCACGTCGGAGGGATGGGGATGAGCAGTTTGAGGTTCGATCCGGAGGTGTCTCGACACATCGAGACCGTGTACACGACGCCGGACGTGGTCGAGCAGCGGCGGGTGGTGCGGATCGCCCTGGCGTTGCGGCCGGGGGACCGGGTGCTCGACGTCGGGGTCGGGCCGGGACTGCTGGCCGCGGAGATGGCGGCCGAGGTGGGGCCGGACGGGCGGGTGTGCGGGGTCGACGTCAGCGACAGCATGCTGGCGATCGCCGCGACCCGGGCGAAGGTGCCGGGTGGGCCGGAGGTCGAGTTGCACGCGGCGTCGGTGGACCGGCTGCCGTACGGCTCGGGCGACTTCGACGTCGTCGTCTCCACCCAGGTCTTCGAGTACGTCGACGACGTGGCGGGCGCGCTCGCCGAGGTCCGCCGCGTACTCCGCCCAGCGGGCCGGGTCGTGCTGCTGGACACCGACTGGGACTCGATCGTCTGGCGCTCGAGCGACGATGCGCGGATGCGGCGGGTGCTGACCGCCTTCGAGGAACACCTGCAGGACCCGCACCTGCCGCGCACGTTGGGCGACGCGCTCGCCAAGGCCGGCTTCACCCGGACCCACCTCCAGGTGATCCCGCTGCTCAACGCCGGCTTCGACTACCGGACCTACAGCGCCGGCCTGATCGACATCGTCTCCGCGTTCGTGCCCGGCCGGGCCGGCGTGACCGAGGCGGAGGCGCAGGCCTGGGCGGACGACCTGCGCAGCCAGGGCGACAGCTACTTCTTCAGCCTCAACCGCTACCTCTTCGTCGCCTCAGCCCTCTGACGGGAAGCCCCACAGCGCGGCCGTCGCGTCCTCGACCTGCGGATCCCGGATCCGCTGGAAGTTCCGCCCGCCCCGCGAGAACGTGTACGCCGTACCGGCGGGCACGTCCGTCTCGGCAAAGGCCCGCTCGAGCCACTCGCACGGCCGGACGTGCACGAGATCGGCCGCGGCGGCCGCAGGGGAGTCGTCGTAGCGCCAGGGACCGGTCAGCCGCCCGAGGTGGTAGAGCCCGTCCGGCTCCCGGGTCCAGACGAACGCCCCGTCGGGCACGTCCGCGAACCGCCGGAGACTCCGGCCCGCGCGCTCGTCGTACGTGCTGGTCAATCCCTCGACCGCGGCGTCCAGGTCGGGCGGTGGCGGGATCAGAGCGCCACCGAAGCCGCAGACACCCTCGGACAACGCACGGTCGACGGCCAGGCCGGCCGGGACCTCGTCGCGGCGGGAGCGCAGTGGCGCGCGGTACACCTGCGGACTCATGGCGGCTCCGAACTGTCACCGAGGGCGCGGTGGAGGGTGGCCGGGAGGCGGGCGCACCGTGGGATGCGCCCGCCGCCTTCGGTCGTTCTCCCGCCCCTCAGTGGGAGAACTCGCGGCTCGGTGAGCTCCACCCATGCCCGAATGGGGCCGACCGAACCGCGGGACACTCAACTCGTACCCCAGGCCGGGGTGGTCACACCCGCTCGCAAGCGAAAACTTTGCATTCCTCAAACGTCCGGCCGCCGGCGACCGTGGACGGATCGCGCCGCGGCTGCCTACCCTGGAGCGCGGTTCCGGGGCAGGGGAGGCCCCGGACGTGACGTGGGGGAGGGGTGGCACGATGGCGGACGTCTCCGAGGGGCTGGTCGGCGACGAGCTGACCGAGGACGAGCTGGACGAGCTGGAGGCACTCGGCGCCGCGGAGGACGCGGACCGGATCCTGGCCGCGGTCCGGGGTGAAGTAGATGCCTGAAGCAAGGATCACCTGGCGGGGCAAGCAGCTCAACCGGCGGACGGTGGCGATGCTGCAGGCGGCCGAGAAGCTGGCCGGGCGGCAGTTCAGGATCGTCCAGGGGTCGTACAACAAGGGTGGCGTGGCCGCGTCGGCTGGCACCCACGACGGCGGGGGTGCGGTCGACCTGGATGCGACCGGGCTGACCGCGGCGCAGCGCAAGGCGGTGGTGCTGGCGATGCGGCAGGTCGGCTTCGCCGCCTGGCTGCGGACGCCGGCCCAGGGCAACTGGCCGTACCACGTGCACGCGATCGCGGTCGGCGACAAGGACCTGTCTCGCGGCGCCGCGCACCAGGTCGCGGAGTACCGGCGGTGCAAGAACGGGCTGGCCGACCGTGGTCGCGACGACGGGCCTCCGGGCTACTACGGGATGACCTGGGAGATCCATCTCAAGCACCACCCGGTCACGGGCCCGGTGGCGCAGCCGCCGCCGAACACGAGCATCTCGCTGGGCGCGATGGCGTACGCGCGCGCCCACGACTCGATGAGCGGTGTCTGGGGCGCCGACCGGGCGCAGGTGCTGGCCTGGGCCGCGCACCCGAAGGTCGCCGCGATCGGCAGGCACGAGGTCAGGCCGCCGGCCGGGGTGCCGTGGCGGGTGCACTTCCAGCAGATGACCCGCAAGATCCAGCGGCGCTTCGGGCTGCCGGTGACCGGGGTGTTCGACGCCGGCACGGCCTCGGTGATGCGACGGTACGGCTACACGATCATCGCCTGACCGGCCGTCCGCCGTACCGCGGCCGGCTGCGGCGCGTTGATGGCCTGCAGCAACGACAAGGCCCCACCGGTAGCAGCCGGTGGGGCCTTGTGTGGTCCACTACCACCCGGGCGGACCCGGTGCAGCTGTGGAGGTTGGAGAGCGGAACCGGCGCCGATGCAGGGGTCAAGACGCCGGCTCCGCTTGTCTGGGGTTACCTCGCGCCCGCCGGCCAGACCTGGGCCTGGTGGAACTCGAGGTGCTGCATCGCCCCGCGCGATCCGACCGCGCCGAGGTGCTGCAGGGTGGGGACCACGACCGCGCGGACGTCGGACCGCTTCACCTCGTCCAGCAGCGCGTGGAACGCGGCGGACTCGGCGGCGTCCCGCTCGGTGTAGACCGTGCCGAGCGTGAACCCCTCGGCGCTGGCGAAGGCGACCAGGGAGTCGGTTGCGGCGGCCAGTTCCTCCGCGCAGCTGAGCGCGTCGGCGCGGACGTAGCCGAGCAGCGTCGGACGGGTGGTCATCGGACCGGACCGCTGGTGACGAGAGCCGGCTCGTTGGTGACCCGCAGCGAGGCGAACCGCCGCCGCATGGCCTCTTCGTACTGCGCGGCCTGGTCGGGGGTCGCGGTGTGGTCCGCGATCGGGTGAGCGCCGAACCAGACCCGCACGCGGCGCTGCTCTGCGGGGATCTCCAGCGACTCGGTCATGGGGGCGTTTCCTTCTGCTCTGCCGGCGCCGAGTGGGACGCTCGGCCGCCTGGGGACGGGTGAGGCACATCCACCGCGGGTCTCGAGCTGGTTGCCGACAGTGAGGACGACGGTGATCCAGCTCACGTGCTTCCGGGTGGTAAGGAAAGAACACCGCATAAAGCGGTGCGCCGGGAATAGGCCGCCGAGGACCTTTACAGAGGCCTTACGCCGGACTCCGCG from Kribbella flavida DSM 17836 harbors:
- a CDS encoding sensor domain-containing diguanylate cyclase, whose protein sequence is MVAQSRRAVWNWALWTLTVPAFGLVVLVDLLAIGYGVRAFAELPSWRGLDLVFALTVSALVAVEGARRVENRRNRGGALHKDLAPAWMIAAALVLHPALAILVAVLLRIWWRIRAGKCIPYRWAFSTAVHVLGVGAAHAVFTGAREMTGDASFGLVAAMAAAAFAYVATETLLCGLAISLIVPGSGRRDTIGGKDDLWVDATAATFGCLLAAAALVSPWFAFLAVPISLTAQRALLLGQLESEVQTDPKTKLGRVDWWRQRTEEMLRTARTQREPMAVLLIDIDHFKQVNDRHGHLVGDEALRAVATILRSAIRAKDVIGRFGGEEFVIALPDTDGTDAAVTADRLRSAVAASPLAAMCAGVLDDPELDPDTFHLTVSVGVAVYPSDGHTVDELLRRADRAMYAAKAAGRDRVRLAADAAPTGLAHLTLPPAPAMPAVPPLRPAIPADPVGQLSSVERVGPTVRPR
- a CDS encoding SigE family RNA polymerase sigma factor; amino-acid sequence: MGRSERRDEDFTAFVLARSARLVHIARMLCGDPELAEDLVQTALEKAYLRWDRIELGDPFSYVRQAVVNQHISWARRRLWRERPSGHAAELDQHLEQRLGGGAPDQAANVDRRLAIAAALATLTARERAVVVLRYVEDLSEAQTASILGVAVGTVKSAASRALQKLRAAPHLSGSYVGERT
- a CDS encoding SigE family RNA polymerase sigma factor, which translates into the protein MSRAGDADFERFVRAQSTPLLRFAEMLCGDRHTAEDLVQQALMRSYPKWHRLDGDRLRYVRRVLVNRFLSQARRRWSNEVPSDPVDNGWDDRAVADFAAEVQTREAVLAALAGLTVRERAVVALRYSQDLSEAETADLLGMAPGTVKSTASRALAKLRLAPDLIETPVGGTR
- a CDS encoding DinB family protein, which translates into the protein MPPDQRLGDAVELHLAWLDFYRETVERKLTGLSEEELRSSRLPSGWTPLELLKHLVFVERRWLRWGFLAEDVDEPWGDNGPDGRWGLDGDDTLPNLLAELRSGGERTRKIVSGVDGDGSGEVLATVAAEGGRFGADDVKPTLGWILFHVLQEYARHTGQLDVVRELADGVTGE
- a CDS encoding helix-turn-helix transcriptional regulator produces the protein MTMIAEETFQRPVGELLRSWRERRRLSQLDLANQVEVSTRHVSFVETGRSKPSREMVLRLAEHLDVPLRDRNQLLLAGGYAPVYSEASLHSPVMLAIRETLRRLLKAHEPFPALVVDRWWNVVEANAGIALFTEDVAPELLAAPINALRLTLHPDGLAPRISNLAEVRVSVLSSLQRQVTGTADPDLQDLYDELRGYGADGERAELPVTAEVVVPMKLRRGDRELSLLTTIATFGTPLDVTVSELMIEQFFPADEATADYLKEL
- a CDS encoding nuclear transport factor 2 family protein, yielding MSTDSTPATTAHDPAATGAEGNAAALADRYFALWNETDSDRRATAITTTWASDGAFVDPSFEATGHQELNALIAGAQQLFPGHRFTRTGEIDHHHNHLRWTWELAAEGRAPIAGGTDIVTLTPAGQIQQVIGFLDFAPAH
- a CDS encoding aminoglycoside phosphotransferase family protein, whose translation is MIELPESFLAMPRWWKEGGEWLAGLPGAVEEQCARWGLRITGEVAHGSNAVVVPVVRDGVELALRMSPPGDEVAAQVRALRWWNGRGTVRLYDADAGRGAMLLERLGESLAERPVGESMQVLGRLMRRLAVPAPADALSTADIVATRSAELERDWQALGRPFDESYLIAALRVAGSLAVTDSQASVDGDLHADQVLRDIQPLDAVPGRRREPWLVVDPVLLRGDVEFDLARILWTRLDEMGDDAEILQHFATAVGAAGLDRRRARDWIVFRTVDYWLWGLTAGLTEDPVRCHRLLDAFLP
- a CDS encoding class I SAM-dependent methyltransferase gives rise to the protein MSSLRFDPEVSRHIETVYTTPDVVEQRRVVRIALALRPGDRVLDVGVGPGLLAAEMAAEVGPDGRVCGVDVSDSMLAIAATRAKVPGGPEVELHAASVDRLPYGSGDFDVVVSTQVFEYVDDVAGALAEVRRVLRPAGRVVLLDTDWDSIVWRSSDDARMRRVLTAFEEHLQDPHLPRTLGDALAKAGFTRTHLQVIPLLNAGFDYRTYSAGLIDIVSAFVPGRAGVTEAEAQAWADDLRSQGDSYFFSLNRYLFVASAL